In Triticum aestivum cultivar Chinese Spring chromosome 5B, IWGSC CS RefSeq v2.1, whole genome shotgun sequence, the following proteins share a genomic window:
- the LOC123114853 gene encoding glutamate receptor 2.8-like has product MEKARAAILFLLLLVDFAVAAQNATAGEADGFHVGVILDLGSPVGKVARTSVLLAVQDFYAVHRNYSTKLVLHIRDSMGSDVRAASAAIELLEKYKVQAIIGPQKSSEAVFISNLGNLTQVPIVSFTATSPSLTSDSRPYFVRATLDDSAQVNSIASLVQAYGWREVVAIYDDTEYGRGILPYLIDALHEIDARIAYRSVIPSMATNENIVQELTGLMAMQTRVFIVHMSSTMTSLLFTKAKEVGMMNKGFVWITTNGVANIIDSLSSSVIEAMNGVLGVRYHVPRSQELDNLSIRWNRMYQQDNPDESPFNKLSIVGLWGYDTIWAFAHAAEKVGISSAKDKQRWSTKNSTCLESMVISTNGPELLSAIVQNNFRGLSGEFDLKDRRQLQVCVFQIINVIGRGWREIGFWSAESGLSRQLKQDDFRKTGPSSMLDLNPVIWPGDSTEIPTGLEIPTVSKNLRVGVRSSEYPEFINAYKHPTTNKIKASGLVIDIFEEVAKNLSLHFDYFLFGTTDTSTTGTYNDFVYQVYLQVYDIAVADTTIRYNRSLYVDFTVPYTESGVGMIVPVKDNMLKDLWLFLKPFSTMMWFGSILFFMYTGVVVWLLECLNGNEHAHEEELSSFGAKIGLRVWKIVALVLAASYTASFASMLTVQQLSPTVIDVHKLQKRGDYVGFHQGSYIEGLLLDIGFHTSKIRGYATPDDFYGALSNGSISALVLEIPYINLFLAKYNQGYTMVGPIYKSAGFAFALPKNSTLRADMSTAILNITGGDTIIQFEKKWINQGNHQTNSVPDGSGAINFESCGGLFLITGVVTTGSLLVAMLMNRYKKHRQNAGDKEDDQNERGHGQENENMDEQGDQNSDGEGTELIESQTTLSVPHSSHGDGDQLARQ; this is encoded by the exons CTATTGAGTTACTAGAGAAATACAAAGTGCAAGCCATCATTGGTCCCCAGAAATCGTCAGAAGCTGTGTTCATATCCAATCTTGGAAATTTAACCCAAGTCCCCATAGTATCATTCACGGCAACAAGTCCCTCTCTCACTTCTGATAGTAGACCATATTTTGTACGAGCAACACTGGATGACTCGGCTCAAGTGAATAGCATTGCCTCGCTTGTACAAGCCTATGGATGGAGAGAAGTGGTGGCAATATATGATGACACTGAATATGGGAGAGGCATTCTACCATACCTCATTGATGCACTTCATGAAATTGATGCCCGCATCGCGTATCGCAGTGTCATCCCTTCAATGGCAACAAATGAGAACATTGTGCAAGAACTCACTGGGTTGATGGCAATGCAAACAAGAGTATTTATTGTTCATATGTCATCCACTATGACTTCCCTTCTTTTTACGAAGGCAAAAGAGGTAGGGATGATGAACAAGGGATTTGTGTGGATCACCACGAATGGAGTGGCAAACATCATCGACTCACTCAGTTCGAGTGTCATTGAGGCAATGAATGGTGTGCTAGGAGTAAGGTATCATGTTCCCAGATCACAAGAACTAGACAACTTATCCATAAGGTGGAACAGAATGTACCAACAGGATAACCCAGATGAATCACCCTTCAACAAACTAAGCATTGTTGGACTATGGGGCTATGATACTATATGGGCATTCGCACATGCAGCAGAAAAGGTTGGGATATCTAGCGCCAAAGATAAGCAACGATGGTCCACTAAAAACTCCACATGCTTGGAATCCATGGTTATTTCCACTAACGGCCCTGAACTCTTATCAGCAATTGTACAAAATAATTTCAGAGGTTTAAGTGGTGAATTTGACCTTAAAGACAGGAGACAGCTCCAAGTTTGTGTGTTCCAGATAATAAACGTGATTGGGAGAGGTTGGCGAGAAATTGGGTTTTGGAGTGCGGAAAGTGGACTTTCACGACAGTTAAAGCAAGATGACTTTAGAAAAACAGGACCATCCTCGATGCTTGATCTAAATCCTGTAATTTGGCCAGGAGACTCAACTGAAATACCAACGGGCTTGGAAATTCCTACAGTTAGTAAGAATCTTAGAGTTGGTGTCCGCTCGAGTGAATATCCAGAGTTtataaatgcatacaaacatcCTACCACAAATAAAATAAAAGCGAGTGGGCTGGTAATTGACATATTTGAGGAGGTAGCAAAGAATCTTTCACTTCATTTTGACTACTTCCTATTTGGCACAACTGATACATCAACTACGGGGACCTACAATGATTTCGTTTACCAAGTCTATCTCCAG GTTTATGACATAGCGGTGGCAGATACTACTATAAGATACAACAGGTCACTGTATGTCGACTTCACCGTACCATACACGGAATCCGGAGTAGGGATGATTGTTCCGGTGAAGGATAACATGTTAAAGGATTTGTGGCTTTTTTTGAAACCATTTAGCACTATGATGTGGTTTGGCAGCATTTTATTCTTTATGTACACAGGAGTCGTTGTCTGGCTGCTGGAGTGTCTAAATGGCAATGAACATGCTCATG AGgaggagttgtcaagctttggagCTAAAATTGGTCTGCGTGTATGGAAGATTGTTGCTCTGGTACTTGCAGCGAGCTATACAGCAAGCTTTGCATCAATGCTTACAGTACAACAGCTTTCACCAACTGTGATTGATGTACACAAGCTCCAGAAGCGTGGCGACTATGTAGGGTTCCACCAAGGTTCCTATATAGAGGGTCTACTGTTGGATATTGGTTTTCATACATCAAAGATCAGGGGCTATGCTACACCTGATGATTTCTATGGTGCTCTTTCTAATGGAAGCATTTCTGCGCTTGTACTTGAAATCCCATACATCAACCTATTTCTTGCAAAGTACAACCAAGGTTACACAATGGTGGGGCCTATTTACAAGAGTGCGGGTTTTGCATTT GCGCTTCCCAAGAATTCTACGCTACGCGCTGACATGTCGACGGCAATACTCAACATAACAGGAGGAGATACTATCattcaatttgaaaaaaaatggaTAAATCAGGGCAACCATCAAACTAACAGCGTGCCCGATGGTTCAGGTGCTATCAATTTCGAAAGTTGTGGGGGGTTATTCCTCATAACTGGAGTTGTGACAACCGGTTCCCTTCTTGTGGCCATGCTGATGAACCGCTACAAAAAGCATCGACAGAATGCAGGGGACAAAGAAGATGACCAGAACGAACGCGGACATGGCCAAGAGAATGAGAACATGGATGAGCAAGGCGATCAAAACAGCGATGGAGAGGGAACTGAATTGATAGAGAGCCAAACAACACTGTCGGTGCCTCACAGTTCGCACGGAGATGGTGACCAGCTTGCCAGGCAGTAG
- the LOC123114854 gene encoding glutamate receptor 2.8-like — MEKTRGAILLLLLVADFGFGAAQNATTGEAHGFHVGVILDLGSPVGKGARTSVLLAVQDFYAAHQNYSTKLVLHIRDSMGSNVRAASAAIELLKDYKVQAIIGPQKSSEAVFISNLGNVTQVPIVSFTATSPSLTSDSMPYFLRATLNDSAQVKSIASLVQAYGWREVVAVYEDTDYGRDILPYLIYVLQEIDVRVPYRSVIPLAATSETILQELNGLIARQTRVFIVHMSSTMTTLLFMKAKELGMMNKGFVWIITNGVANIIDSLNPSVLQAMNGVLGVRYYVPRSQELDDLSIRWNRMYQQDNPDASPFNKLNIVGLWGYDTTWVLAQAAENVGISSARNKQPWYIKNSTCLESMDISIKGHKLLTSIVQNKFRGLSGDFDLTDGRQLKVSVFQIINVVGRGWREIGFWNVKSGLSRELKQDYFKKTGPASMPDLNPVIWPGESTEKPMGWEIPTDGKKLRVGVYSSENPEFIKTYKDPVTKATTASGLSVDIFEEAVKRLPFPVSYDYIEFDTGDTATSGSYNDFVYQVYLQEYDIAVADTTIRYNRTLYVDFTVPYTESGVGMIVPVKENLNMDMWLFLRPLSTAMWFGSIIFFMYTGFVVWLLEYLKDNEHDPFSLEQLAITIFSIFEEKEELKHFLARIVLRVWRVVLLVLAASYTASFASMLTVQQLSPTVTDVHELQKNGEYVGFHQGSFVEGLLLGIDFDASKIRGYATPDDFYSALSNGSIAALVDEVPYIKLFLAKYNKGYTMVGPIYKSAGFAFALPKNSPLRAELSRAILNITGGETIIQFEKKWIGQNSHENDGTLDGSGAITFESFGGLFLLTGIVTTCSPLVAVLMRRYKKQQENAENKGDGQNESGPGQEKEKMEEQGDQNSNGQGLELMKSQTTLSMNACTHPR; from the exons ATGGAGAAAACGCGTGGAGCCATCCTCCTCCTGCTACTCGTCGCCGATTTCGGCTTCGGCGCGGCCCAAAACGCCACCACCGGCGAAGCACATGGATTCCACGTCGGGGTGATCCTCGACCTGGGATCGCCGGTGGGCAAAGGGGCGCGGACCAGCGTTCTGCTGGCCGTCCAGGATTTCTACGCCGCCCACCAGAACTACAGCACAAAGCTCGTTCTCCACATCAGGGACTCCATGGGCAGTAATGTCCGGGCTGCATCAGCAG CTATTGAATTATTGAAGGATTACAAAGTTCAAGCCATCATTGGTCCCCAGAAATCATCTGAAGCTGTGTTCATATCCAATCTTGGAAATGTAACCCAAGTCCCCATAGTATCGTTCACAGCAACAAGCCCCTCTCTCACTTCTGATAGTATGCCATATTTTTTACGAGCAACATTAAATGACTCAGCTCAGGTGAAGAGCATTGCCTCACTTGTACAAGCATATGGATGGAGAGAAGTGGTGGCAGTATACGAAGACACTGACTATGGAAGAGACATTCTACCATACCTCATTTATGTACTTCAAGAAATTGATGTCCGTGTTCCATATCGCAGTGTCATCCCTTTGGCAGCAACAAGTGAAACCATTCTACAAGAACTCAATGGATTGATTGCAAGGCAAACAAGGGTGTTTATTGTTCATATGTCATCCACTATGACTACCCTTCTTTTTATGAAGGCAAAAGAGTTAGGGATGATGAACAAAGGGTTTGTGTGGATCATCACAAATGGAGTGGCAAACATCATCGACTCACTCAATCCAAGTGTCCTTCAGGCAATGAATGGTGTGCTAGGAGTAAGGTATTATGTTCCTAGATCACAAGAACTTGATGACTTATCCATAAGGTGGAATAGAATGTACCAACAGGATAACCCAGATGCATCACCATTTAATAAACTAAACATTGTTGGTCTATGGGGCTATGATACGACATGGGTATTGGCACAGGCAGCAGAAAATGTTGGGATATCAAGTGCCAGAAATAAGCAACCATGGTACATTAAAAATTCTACATGTTTGGAATCCATGGATATTTCCATTAAGGGTCATAAACTATTAACATCAATTGTACAAAATAAGTTCAGAGGTTTAAGTGGTGACTTTGATCTTACAGACGGACGACAACTTAAAGTTTCTGTGTTCCAAATAATAAATGTGGTTGGGAGAGGTTGGAGAGAAATTGGGTTTTGGAATGTGAAAAGTGGACTTTCACGGGAGTTAAAGCAAGATTACTTCAAAAAGACAGGACCAGCTTCAATGCCTGATCTAAATCCTGTAATTTGGCCGGGAGAGTCGACCGAAAAACCAATGGGCTGGGAAATTCCTACAGATGGTAAGAAGCTTAGAGTAGGTGTGTACTCAAGCGAAAATCCGGAGTTTATAAAGACATACAAAGATCCTGTCACTAAGGCAACAACAGCAAGTGGCCTTTCAGTTGACATATTTGAGGAGGCAGTAAAGAGGCTACCTTTTCCAGTTTCATATGACTACATAGAATTTGACACAGGTGATACAGCAACTTCGGGGAGCTACAATGATTTTGTTTATCAAGTCTATCTTCAG GAATACGACATAGCGGTTGCAGATACTACTATAAGATACAATAGAACATTGTATGTCGACTTCACTGTACCATACACAGAATCTGGAGTAGGGATGATTGTTCCGGTCAAGGAAAACTTGAATATGGACATGTGGCTTTTCTTGAGACCATTAAGCACTGCGATGTGGTTTGGTAGCATCATATTCTTTATGTACACAGGATTTGTTGTCTGGCTTCTAGAGTATCTAAAGGACAATGAACATGATCCCTTTTCACTCGAACAACTGGCGATTACAATATTCTCCATTTTTGAAGAGA AGGAGGAGCTGAAACACTTTCTGGCTAGAATTGTTCTACGTGTATGGAGGGTTGTTCTTCTGGTACTTGCAGCAAGTTATACGGCAAGCTTTGCATCAATGCTTACTGTACAACAGCTTTCACCAACAGTGACTGATGTTCATGAACTACAGAAGAATGGAGAATACGTAGGGTTCCACCAAGGTTCCTTTGTAGAAGGCCTACTGTTGGGGATTGATTTTGATGCATCAAAGATCAGGGGCTATGCTACACCTGACGATTTCTATAGTGCTCTTTCCAATGGAAGCATTGCTGCACTTGTAGACGAAGTCCCATACATCAAACTTTTTCTCGCAAAGTACAACAAAGGTTACACGATGGTGGGGCCAATTTATAAGAGTGCAGGTTTTGCATTT GCGCTTCCCAAGAATTCTCCGCTACGTGCTGAATTATCGAGGGCAATACTCAACATAACAGGAGGAGAGACCATCATTCAATTTGAAAAGAAATGGATAGGTCAAAATAGCCATGAAAATGATGGCACACTTGATGGTTCAGGCGCTATCACTTTTGAAAGTTTTGGGGGATTATTCCTCCTAACTGGAATTGTGACAACATGTTCCCCTCTTGTAGCCGTGCTGATGAGGCGCtacaaaaaacaacaagaaaatGCAGAGAACAAAGGAGATGGCCAGAATGAATCTGGACCTGGGCAGGAAAAGGAGAAGATGGAAGAGCAAGGAGATCAAAACAGCAATGGACAGGGACTTGAATTGATGAAGAGCCAAACAACATTGTCAATGAATGCATGCACACACCCAAGATAA